One Microbacterium esteraromaticum genomic window carries:
- a CDS encoding DMT family transporter, producing the protein MPSRLRWMRLRPQELALIAITAVWGSTFLLVHWAMQHSDPWFFVGLRFLVAGAISILIFRRSLRGMTWTDIGAGAAIGAMIYGGYGLQTLGLQSIDSSTSAFLTALYVPMVPFAQWLFFRKRPPALAFAGAGLAFAGLLLIAGPDALTFSLGIGETATLISTLPIVGEIILISAFANRIDLGRITVVQLVTAGVLGFATMPFVGETVPAFSWVWVAAGVGLGAASCLIQLTMNWAQKSVSPTRATIIYAGEPVWAAAIGRLAGERLPAAALLGGMLVVLGILASELRIVRRRRGVEGRRPPG; encoded by the coding sequence GTGCCCTCCCGTCTTCGCTGGATGCGCCTGCGCCCGCAGGAGCTCGCCCTCATCGCCATCACCGCCGTATGGGGCAGCACCTTCCTGCTCGTGCACTGGGCGATGCAGCACTCCGACCCGTGGTTCTTCGTGGGTCTGCGCTTTCTCGTTGCAGGGGCGATCAGCATCCTGATCTTCCGCCGATCCCTGCGGGGAATGACCTGGACCGACATCGGCGCCGGGGCGGCGATCGGCGCGATGATCTACGGCGGCTATGGTCTGCAGACCCTCGGGCTGCAGAGCATCGACTCGAGCACCTCGGCATTCCTCACCGCGCTGTACGTGCCGATGGTGCCGTTCGCGCAGTGGCTGTTCTTCCGCAAGCGCCCACCGGCACTCGCCTTCGCCGGCGCCGGGCTCGCCTTCGCCGGCCTGCTGCTGATAGCCGGGCCCGACGCGCTGACCTTCTCGCTCGGGATCGGCGAGACGGCCACGCTGATCAGCACGCTGCCGATCGTCGGCGAGATCATCCTGATCAGCGCGTTCGCGAACCGCATCGACCTCGGGCGCATCACCGTGGTGCAGCTGGTGACCGCCGGAGTGCTCGGCTTCGCGACGATGCCGTTCGTCGGCGAGACCGTGCCGGCCTTCTCGTGGGTGTGGGTCGCGGCCGGAGTGGGCCTGGGAGCCGCGAGCTGCCTGATCCAGCTGACGATGAACTGGGCGCAGAAGTCGGTCTCGCCCACGCGCGCGACGATCATCTACGCAGGGGAGCCGGTGTGGGCCGCCGCCATCGGCCGACTCGCGGGCGAGCGTCTTCCGGCCGCGGCTCTGCTGGGCGGGATGCTGGTGGTGCTGGGCATCCTCGCCAGCGAGCTGCGGATCGTCAGGAGGCGGCGAGGAGTCGAGGGGCGGCGTCCTCCCGGGTGA
- a CDS encoding ClpP family protease translates to MTEDKPVPQFGPETRRALFHERVLVLDGVLDDDNGTLLMTQMLSLAAEDPAADIALWIHSPGGSVPAMLGIRDIMRTIPNEVATVALGLACSAGQFLLSAGTKGRRRALAHSRILLHQGSAGIGGSAVEIEVQADDLRHMRDTVIGLIADDTGQPRERVFEDSLHDHWYTAEEAREYGFIDGVVSSLADVLPRRRAHVGLGGEAQAADARGEGR, encoded by the coding sequence ATGACCGAAGACAAGCCAGTCCCGCAGTTCGGACCCGAGACCCGCCGGGCGCTGTTCCATGAGCGCGTTCTCGTGCTCGACGGCGTTCTCGACGACGACAACGGCACCCTGCTCATGACCCAGATGCTCAGCCTCGCCGCCGAGGACCCGGCGGCCGACATCGCCCTGTGGATACATTCGCCAGGCGGCTCCGTGCCGGCGATGCTCGGCATCCGCGACATCATGCGCACCATCCCCAACGAGGTCGCCACCGTCGCGCTGGGTCTCGCCTGCAGCGCGGGACAGTTCCTGCTCTCCGCAGGCACGAAGGGCAGGCGCCGCGCGCTGGCGCACTCGCGCATCCTGCTGCATCAGGGGTCGGCGGGCATCGGCGGTTCGGCGGTCGAGATCGAGGTGCAGGCCGACGATCTGCGGCACATGCGCGACACGGTGATCGGGCTGATCGCCGATGACACGGGGCAGCCGCGCGAGCGGGTCTTCGAGGACTCGCTGCACGATCACTGGTACACGGCCGAGGAGGCGCGGGAGTACGGCTTCATCGACGGGGTGGTCTCGTCGCTCGCCGATGTGCTCCCGCGTCGGCGCGCGCACGTCGGGCTCGGCGGCGAGGCGCAGGCGGCCGATGCGAGAGGAGAAGGGCGATGA